Proteins encoded in a region of the Zea mays cultivar B73 chromosome 4, Zm-B73-REFERENCE-NAM-5.0, whole genome shotgun sequence genome:
- the LOC103654551 gene encoding auxin transporter-like protein 3 — MASEKVETIVAGNYMEMEHEPGGGGDHDQQPSGGAASSTSSSSRGGGKKKALSSLFWHGGSVYDAWFSCASNQVAQVLLTLPYSFSQLGMASGVVFQLFYGLMGSWTAYLISILYVEYRTRKEREKVDFRNHVIQWFEVLDGLLGKHWRNVGLFFNCTFLLFGSVIQLIACASNIYYINDKYDKRTWTYIFGACCATTVFIPSFHNYRIWSFLGLLMTTYTAWYLTIAAIAHGQVEGVTHSGPSKMVLYFTGATNILYTFGGHAVTVEIMHAMWKPHKFKLIYLVATLYVLTLTLPSASAVYWAFGDMLLDHSNAFALLPRSGFRDAAVIFMLIHQFITFGFACTPLYFVWEKLIGVHETGSVALRAAARLPIVAPIWFLAVVFPFFGPINSTVGSLLVSFTVYIIPALAHMATFLPPAARENAVERPPRGLGGWAGMYAANFFVVAWVLVVGFGFGGWASTVNFVRQVNTFGLFTRCYQCPPRH, encoded by the exons ATGGCATCGGAGAAGGTGGAGACGATCGTGGCAGGGAACTACATGGAGATGGAGCACGagcccggcggcggcggagacCATGACCAGCAACCCAGCGGCGGCGCGGCGTCGTCCACTTCATCCAGCTCCAGGGGCGGCGGCAAGAAGAAGGCCCTGTCGAGCCTGTTCTGGCACGGCGGGTCGGTGTACGACGCGTGGTTCAGCTGCGCGTCGAACCAGGTGGCGCAGGTGCTGCTGACGCTGCCCTACTCCTTCTCGCAGCTGGGCATGGCATCCGGGGTGGTGTTCCAGCTCTTCTACGGCCTCATGGGCAGCTGGACCGCCTACCTCATCAGCATCCTCTACGTCGAGTACCGCACCAGGAAGGAGCGCGAGAAGGTCGACTTCAGGAACCATGTCATCCAG TGGTTTGAGGTTCTGGATGGGCTACTGGGGAAGCACTGGAGGAACGTCGGCCTCTTCTTCAACTGCACTTTCCTCCTCTTCGGCTCCGTCATCCAGCTCATCGCATGTGCAAG CAACATCTACTACATCAACGACAAGTATGACAAGCGGACGTGGACGTACATCTTCGGCGCCTGCTGCGCCACCACCGTGTTCATCCCCTCCTTCCACAACTACCGGATCTGGTCCTTCCTCGGCCTCCTCATGACCACCTACACCGCATGGTACCTCACCATTGCCGCCATCGCACACGGTCAG GTGGAAGGTGTGACGCACTCGGGCCCAAGCAAGATGGTGCTCTACTTCACCGGTGCCACCAACATCCTCTACACCTTTGGAGGCCATGCTGTCACTGT GGAGATCATGCACGCGATGTGGAAACCGCACAAGTTCAAGCTCATCTACCTGGTGGCGACGCTGTACGTGCTGACGCTGACGCTGCCGTCCGCCTCCGCCGTCTACTGGGCCTTCGGCGACATGCTCCTGGACCACTCCAACGCCTTCGCCCTCCTCCCGCGCTCCGGCTTCCGCGACGCCGCAGTCATCTTCATGCTCATCCACCag TTCATCACGTTCGGGTTCGCGTGCACGCCACTCTACTTCGTGTGGGAGAAGCTGATCGGCGTGCACGAGACGGGGAGCGTGGCCCTGCGCGCCGCCGCGCGGCTGCCCATCGTGGCGCCCATCTGGTTCCTGGCCGTCGTCTTCCCGTTTTTCGGCCCCATCAACTCCACCGTGGGCTCGCTGCTGGTCAGCTTCACCGTCTACATCATCCCGGCGCTGGCGCACATGGCCACCTTCTTGCCGCCGGCCGCCAGGGAGAACGCCGTGGAGCGGCCGCCGCGCGGGCTGGGCGGCTGGGCGGGGATGTACGCCGCCAACTTCTTCGTGGTGGCGTGGGTGCTCGTCgtcggcttcggcttcggtggCTGGGCCAGCACCGTCAACTTCGTCCGCCAGGTCAACACCTTTGGTCTCTTCACCAGGTGCTACCAGTGCCCACCGAGGCACTGA